The Streptomyces sp. TLI_105 DNA segment GGTCACCGGCGTCCAGGTAGTCGTAGACCAGGCGGACATGGTCGATTCCGGCGGCGGTGACCAGGTCTGCCGGTCCCGGCAGCCAGGTGCTCGTGTCATCTTGGCGGTTCAACGGCTGAGCCCCTTTCGCTCTCGGCCAGGATTCTGGGGGGAGCCGCCAACTCCGCGTTATTCCCCCTCTATCTCCGACCGGGATCTTCACGGCATGGACAGGGCGGGGGTGGTTGTGGAGACTGTCCTCACTCGGACCTGAGGTGTCAACTCGTTTCTTTGGTGGGGGAATCGGTGACGGACGACATCGGGGACAGATCCCAGGAACTCCCGGACATGTCGCCCCTCGCCTTCCGGGTCCTGGGGCCGCTGCAGGTCCACGGCCCCGACGGGCCGCTGCGGCTCCCGCCCGGCCGCCAGGAGGTGATCCTCGCGGCGCTGCTCCTGGAGACGAACCGGGTGGTCAGCACCAACCACCTGGTGGACCTCATCTGGGAGGACAACCCGCCGGAGACCGCCCGCACCCAGGTGCAGATCTGCGTGTCGCGGCTGCGCAAACTCCTCGCCGGCGCGGACGGCGAGGTCTCGATCACGACCCGGCCCCCGGGATACGTGCTGCACACCGACGCGGGCAACGTGGACGCCGCACTCTTCACCGGCCTCGTCTTACGGGCCCGCCGACTGCGCGAGCGCGGCGAACTCGACCAGGCCGTACGGCTGCTGAGGGACGCGGTGACGCTGTGGCAGGGCGACTGCCTGTCCGGCCTCGACAGCGGCCCGCTGGCGAACAAGGCGCGACAGCTCAACGAGGAACGTCTGACCGCCGTCGAACTCCGCATCCAACTGGAGCTCGAACTCGGACGGTACGACGGACTCGTGGGCGAACTGCAGAGGCTCACCCACGAACACCCGCTGCGGGAGAAGCTGCGCGGCCAGCTGATCCAGGCCCTGTACTGGTCGGGACGGCAGGCCGAGGCCCTGGAGGCCTTCCGCACCGCCCGACGGTTCCTCGCCGAGGAACTCGGGCTCGAACCCAGCAGGGAGCTCAGGGAACTGGAGTCGGCGATCCTCGCCGGCCGGCTCTCCGCGCCCGCTCCCGTACGCGTACCGGGGGACAGGGCCGAGGAGGAGACGGCGGGAGCGAAGCCCGAGGAGGACCCCGAACCGGCCGCCGCCCCGCCGTCCCCGGAGGCCCTGCGCCAGGACGCCGTACCGCACCAGCTTCCCGCCGCCGTCGCCGACTTCGTGTCCGATCCCGGCCGGCTCGCCGCACTGGAGGAAGCGCTGACCGGGCGGCCGGGCCGCACCACGGTGGGGCTCGCCGCGATCACGGGCAAGCCCGGCACCGGCAAGTCGACGCTCGCCGTGCACGTCGCCCACATGCTCTCCGAGACCGGCTTCCCCGACGGCCAGCTCTACTGCGACCTGCGCGGGACGACCGGCACCCCGGCCACCCCCGAGGAGGTCCTGGGCCGGTTCCTGCGCGCGCTCGGCATCCCCGGCCAGCTGATCCCGGAATCCCTGGACGAGCGCGCCGAGATGTACCGCACCCGACTGGCCTCCCGCCGCGTCCTCGTCGTCCTCGACGACGCCGCCGGCGAGGGCCAGGTGCTGCCGCTGCTGCCCGGCAGCCGGGGCTGTGCCGTCCTCGTCACCGGCCGCGCCCGCCTCACCGCCCTGCCCGGCGCGCACCGGGTCGAACTCGACGTGCTCGCCGAGGACCAGGCGCTCGAACTGCTGTCCAGGATCGTCGGGCGGGAACGCGTCGCGGGCGAGGCCGCGGCCGCGGAGGCCCTGGTCCGCACGGTCGGACGACTCCCGCTGGCCCTGCGGATCGTCGCCGCCCGGCTCGCGGCCCGCCCGCACTGGACCCTGGCGTCCATGGTGCAGCGCCTGGCCAACGAGCGGCACCGGCTCGACGAACTGACCCACGGCGAGATGACGATGCGCGCCAGCCTGTCGCTGACCTACGAGGGCCTGGCGCCGGAGGACCGCCGACTGCTGCGGCTCCTGAGCATGGCGCAGGCACCGACCCTGCCGAGCTGGCTGGCGGGTGCGCTGCTCGACGACCGCCGCCCCTTCCCCTCGGACCTGATGGAACCGCTGGTCGACGTGCAGATGCTGGACGTCGCCGGAGTGGAGCGGACCGGCGGCTTCCGGTACCGCTTCCACGAGATCATCCGCGTGTACGCGCGGGAACAGCTGGCGGCCCACCACACGCCCGAGGCACGACAGGAGGCGCTCGCCCGGATGGCGGGCGGCTGGATGCACCTCGCCCAGCAGGCCCACCGCAAGGTGTACGGCGGGGACTTCACCGTCCTGCACGGCGACGCGCCCCGCTGGGAACCCCCGGCCTCCTACACGGACGAGGTGCTCGCCGACCCGCTGGCCTGGCTCGACGCCGAACAGGCCTCCCTGTGCGGCATGGTCGAACACACCGCCCACGCCGGTCTCCACGACCTCAGCTGGAACCTCGCGACCTCGCTCGTCACGCTCTTCGAGGTGCGCGGCCACTACGACCTGTGGGAGCAGACCCACCTGAGCGCGCTGGCCGCCGTCCGCAAGGCCGGAAACCTGCGGGGAACCGCCGCGATCCGGGCGTCGCTCGGCTCGCTCTACATGAGCCGCAACCAGTTCGACACGGCCCGGCAGGCGCTGAACTCGGCGCTCGACGTCTTCCAGGCGCTGGACGAGCCGATGGGCGAGGCGCTGTGCCGACGCGACATGGCGCTCATCGCACGCACGAACGGCGACGACTCCGCGGCCCTGGAGCTGTACCGGCGGTCCCTGGCCGACTTCGACCGGGCGGGCGACGTGGTGGGCCGCGCGATCGTCCTGACCCAGAGCGCGCACATCCGGATGCGGCAGGGCGAGATCGCGGAGGCACAGAGCCAGCTGGACGAGGCGCTCGACATCTACGAAGGAGTCGGTTACACGGGCGGCCGGGCGCGAACACTGCGGCGCGTCGGGCAGCTGCTGCTCGAACAGGGCCGCAGCGACCTGGCGGTCCTGACCTTCACGGAGGTGCTGGAGCTCTGCCGGGATTCCGGCGACGTCATCGGGGAGGGCCATCTGCTCCGCGACCTGGGGCACGCCTTCGTCATCATGGGCCGTCCCGACCGGGCCAGGGACTTCTACGACCGCGCGGTGGCCGCGCGGGAGGGCGTCATGGATTTTAGCGGTGGCGCGCTGGCGCGCCTTGACCTCGCCCGTCTCCTCGACGCGGAGCCCGGACGTTCCCGGGAGTTGCTCGTCCCTGCGGTCGAGGTGTTCCGCGAGCGGCGGATGGGGCGGGAACTCGCCGAGGCGGAGAGGCTGCTCGCGACCGGCTGCTGAGCGCGCGGGCCTCCCGGACCAGGGTCAGTCCCAGGGGTTGTTGTCGGTGCTGCACGTGGTGACGGGGCCGGTGGCGGTGACCGTCGTCGTGCAGACCGGGGTGGTGCTCGTGGTGCCCGTGGTCCCGTCGGCCCAGCTCGCCTGGACGCCCGCTCCCGTCAGGATCACGACCAGCGCGGCGGTGACGGCGGCGCGGACGGACTTGCGGGCGGCCGTGGCGGACTTGCGGGCGGCGGTGGCGGTGTAGGACATCGGATCCTGCCTCTCGGTGGTGTGCGGCGTTTCCTTGTGACCACCACGTTAGGAACACCCGGATTCACGGCACCGCTCGCTGCCTTATCACCCCGCTATCACGGAACAGCACCCCGCCCGCACCGCTATCACGGGCCCCCGGGCCGCTGTCTTCCGCCATGCCGCCCCGGCCGTCCCGCCGTCCGGAGGGGCGGCAGAGGGTTAGTGCCGGGATGCCCCCCGAATAGTCGCGTCCGGACGATGGGTTCCAGCAGACGGCGAGGCGAAGCCCCCGGCCGGCGTCCAGACCGGGCGCCGACGGAAGGCCCGCCCCAACTCGACGAGCGGGAGCTTCTCATGACGACCGGTCTCTCCCCGGAGGACACCGTGACGGCCACCGCCGCACTCGGCACCCTCATACGCGGCCACCGGCTCCGCATCGGCCTGACCCAGCAGGAACTGGCGGACCTCTCCACCATCAGCGTCCGCGCCATCCGCGACCTGGAGAAGGGAAAGGCACAGCGGCCGAGAGCCGACACGATCCGGCTGATAGCCGACGGCCTGCGCCTGGGCCCCCGGGCCCGCACCGCCCTCGAGGACGCGGTGCGGCGCGGACACGGACACCGGGGCGGTGTCGGGCCCGGCGACCTCGCCGCCGAGCGGCCGGCCCCACCCGTACCGCTGCACCCGCTGATCGAGAGAGCCGCCGAATCCACCGTCCTCACCGAGGAGCTGCGCTCCGGAGCCGAACGCCTGATCACCGTCGTCGGACTGAGCGGCGTCGGCAAGACGAGACTGGCCCTGGAGGCGGCGGCCCGGCTGCACGACGCCGGCTTCCCGATCCTGTGGCACACCGCCCCCGGAGCGGTCGCCGACTGCCTGCCGGCCTGCGACGACCGGCCCGCCGCACTGGCGGCCGACTGCGCCGCCTTCCTCCACGGCGACGGCCGGGCCGACGACCTGGCCCCCGAACTGGCCGGCGTGCTCGGCGCCCGCGCGGTGCTCCTCGTCCTCGACGGCGTCGACACCGCACTGCTCGACTTCCACCGCCTGAGCCGGCTGCTGCGCGAGCTGCCCGGACTCCGCCTCCTCGTCACCGCCGACGAACCCTGGAACGTCCCCGGCGAACGCCTCTTCCTCCTCTCCCCGCTGGAGGCGCCGGACCCCTCCGACGGCCTCCGCCCCGACGCGCCCGCGGCCCGGTTCTTCCTCAGCAGGCTCCGCCACGTCCGCCCCGACATCGTTCCCGACGAGCGCGTCCTCGCCGACATCGCCTGGGTCAGCCACCGGCTCGACGGCCATCCGCTCGCGCTCGCCGCGGCGGCCTCCTGGCTCACCGTCTGCGACCTGACCACCCTGCGCGGCATCGTCGAGTCCGACCCGGCGCCCCTGCTCGACCACCTCGCCGACGGCCGGTCCGGCTCCCGACTCCGCGAGCGCGTCGCCCGTACGCTCGCCGCGCTCCCCGACGGCCACCGGCAGCTGATCGGCGCGCTGTGCGCCGCGAGCGAGGCCGAATTCGTCCTGGAGGACGTCGTCCGGCTGACCGGCATGCCCCTGCCGCACTGCGGCCGCATGGTCCGCGACCTGCTGGTCAGCGGCGTGATCCGGTCCGGCACGGACGGCGGCCGCTCCGCGTTCCGCGTGCTGAGCGTGGTGCGCGCCCTCGCGGCGGACACCACGGCGACGGCGACGGCGATCGCTTCCGCGACGGCGACGGCGACGGCGACGGCGACGCCGACC contains these protein-coding regions:
- a CDS encoding BTAD domain-containing putative transcriptional regulator codes for the protein MSPLAFRVLGPLQVHGPDGPLRLPPGRQEVILAALLLETNRVVSTNHLVDLIWEDNPPETARTQVQICVSRLRKLLAGADGEVSITTRPPGYVLHTDAGNVDAALFTGLVLRARRLRERGELDQAVRLLRDAVTLWQGDCLSGLDSGPLANKARQLNEERLTAVELRIQLELELGRYDGLVGELQRLTHEHPLREKLRGQLIQALYWSGRQAEALEAFRTARRFLAEELGLEPSRELRELESAILAGRLSAPAPVRVPGDRAEEETAGAKPEEDPEPAAAPPSPEALRQDAVPHQLPAAVADFVSDPGRLAALEEALTGRPGRTTVGLAAITGKPGTGKSTLAVHVAHMLSETGFPDGQLYCDLRGTTGTPATPEEVLGRFLRALGIPGQLIPESLDERAEMYRTRLASRRVLVVLDDAAGEGQVLPLLPGSRGCAVLVTGRARLTALPGAHRVELDVLAEDQALELLSRIVGRERVAGEAAAAEALVRTVGRLPLALRIVAARLAARPHWTLASMVQRLANERHRLDELTHGEMTMRASLSLTYEGLAPEDRRLLRLLSMAQAPTLPSWLAGALLDDRRPFPSDLMEPLVDVQMLDVAGVERTGGFRYRFHEIIRVYAREQLAAHHTPEARQEALARMAGGWMHLAQQAHRKVYGGDFTVLHGDAPRWEPPASYTDEVLADPLAWLDAEQASLCGMVEHTAHAGLHDLSWNLATSLVTLFEVRGHYDLWEQTHLSALAAVRKAGNLRGTAAIRASLGSLYMSRNQFDTARQALNSALDVFQALDEPMGEALCRRDMALIARTNGDDSAALELYRRSLADFDRAGDVVGRAIVLTQSAHIRMRQGEIAEAQSQLDEALDIYEGVGYTGGRARTLRRVGQLLLEQGRSDLAVLTFTEVLELCRDSGDVIGEGHLLRDLGHAFVIMGRPDRARDFYDRAVAAREGVMDFSGGALARLDLARLLDAEPGRSRELLVPAVEVFRERRMGRELAEAERLLATGC
- a CDS encoding helix-turn-helix domain-containing protein, coding for MTTGLSPEDTVTATAALGTLIRGHRLRIGLTQQELADLSTISVRAIRDLEKGKAQRPRADTIRLIADGLRLGPRARTALEDAVRRGHGHRGGVGPGDLAAERPAPPVPLHPLIERAAESTVLTEELRSGAERLITVVGLSGVGKTRLALEAAARLHDAGFPILWHTAPGAVADCLPACDDRPAALAADCAAFLHGDGRADDLAPELAGVLGARAVLLVLDGVDTALLDFHRLSRLLRELPGLRLLVTADEPWNVPGERLFLLSPLEAPDPSDGLRPDAPAARFFLSRLRHVRPDIVPDERVLADIAWVSHRLDGHPLALAAAASWLTVCDLTTLRGIVESDPAPLLDHLADGRSGSRLRERVARTLAALPDGHRQLIGALCAASEAEFVLEDVVRLTGMPLPHCGRMVRDLLVSGVIRSGTDGGRSAFRVLSVVRALAADTTATATAIASATATATATATPTTTTTTTTTASATATATMTPFPTATASATTVRAPVR